The Agromyces marinus genome window below encodes:
- a CDS encoding helix-turn-helix domain-containing protein — protein sequence MPEILPDDIQALRDALEASPDEVTVTLNLTRRSAEKVLELLEAEHSTGAVVVPVKDLFTSTEAATMLGMSRPTLMKLVDAGTVEHVRVGSHRRIPMRSIAKYQRERQQGHEEAAAALEEFHSNISFGDPQ from the coding sequence ATGCCGGAGATACTTCCCGATGACATCCAAGCACTGCGTGACGCCTTGGAGGCGTCACCGGATGAGGTGACGGTGACGCTCAACCTAACGCGTCGGAGCGCCGAAAAGGTGCTCGAACTGCTTGAGGCGGAGCATTCGACTGGAGCGGTCGTGGTCCCCGTCAAAGACCTCTTTACCAGTACCGAGGCTGCAACCATGCTCGGTATGTCTCGACCAACACTGATGAAGCTCGTCGATGCGGGCACGGTCGAGCACGTTCGCGTCGGAAGCCACCGTCGGATTCCGATGCGCTCGATCGCGAAGTATCAGCGAGAGCGGCAACAAGGACACGAAGAGGCGGCTGCGGCGCTTGAGGAGTTCCACAGCAATATCTCGTTCGGGGATCCGCAATGA
- a CDS encoding anthranilate synthase component II has translation MTRILVIDNYDSFVYTLNGYLQELGAETEVVRNDDIAVEDVPTRIAEYDGVLISPGPGKPVDAGVSIPVVAAALESGQPLLGVCLGHQAIAEAFGAVVTNAEELMHGKTSKVVHDDSALYDGVPQHFTATRYHSLAVVDGTVPDDLVVTSRTEGGVIMGLRHASAPILGVQFHPESVLTEGGYRMLGNWLALAGLPEAKGRAQGLDPLVRAS, from the coding sequence ATGACCCGGATCCTCGTCATCGACAACTACGACAGCTTCGTCTACACCCTCAACGGGTACCTGCAGGAGCTCGGCGCCGAGACCGAGGTCGTCCGCAACGACGACATCGCCGTCGAGGACGTGCCGACCCGCATCGCGGAGTACGACGGCGTGCTCATCTCGCCCGGCCCGGGCAAGCCGGTCGACGCGGGCGTCTCGATCCCCGTCGTCGCGGCCGCCCTCGAGTCCGGCCAGCCGCTGCTCGGCGTGTGCCTCGGGCACCAGGCGATCGCCGAGGCGTTCGGCGCCGTCGTCACGAACGCCGAGGAACTGATGCACGGCAAGACCTCGAAGGTCGTGCACGACGACAGCGCCCTCTACGACGGCGTCCCGCAGCACTTCACCGCGACCCGGTACCACTCGCTCGCGGTCGTCGACGGCACGGTACCGGACGACCTCGTCGTGACCAGTCGAACCGAGGGCGGCGTCATCATGGGTCTGCGGCACGCGAGCGCACCGATCCTCGGTGTCCAGTTCCATCCCGAGTCGGTGCTCACCGAGGGCGGCTACCGCATGCTCGGCAACTGGCTCGCGCTCGCGGGCCTGCCCGAGGCGAAGGGACGCGCACAGGGCCTCGACCCGCTCGTGCGCGCGAGCTGA
- a CDS encoding peptidylprolyl isomerase: MPNPTAIATIRTNHGDIKVDLYGNHAPKTVKNFVGLATGEIEWTHPATGRKTTDPLYDGVVFHRIIPGFMIQGGDPLGQGIGGPGYQFDDEIHPELDFTEPYVLAMANAGIQGGRGTNGSQFFITVGATTWLQGKHSIFGKVTDAASRAVVDELAAVPTDGRDKPLDDVVIESIAVEQV, from the coding sequence ATGCCGAACCCCACCGCAATCGCGACGATCCGAACCAACCACGGCGACATCAAGGTCGACCTCTACGGCAACCACGCGCCGAAGACCGTGAAGAACTTCGTCGGCCTCGCGACCGGCGAGATCGAGTGGACGCACCCGGCCACGGGCCGGAAGACCACCGACCCGCTCTACGACGGCGTCGTCTTCCACCGGATCATCCCCGGCTTCATGATCCAGGGCGGCGATCCGCTCGGTCAGGGCATCGGCGGACCGGGGTACCAGTTCGACGACGAGATCCACCCCGAGCTCGACTTCACCGAGCCCTACGTGCTCGCCATGGCGAACGCCGGCATCCAGGGCGGCCGCGGCACGAACGGCTCGCAGTTCTTCATCACGGTCGGAGCGACCACCTGGCTGCAGGGCAAGCACTCGATCTTCGGCAAGGTGACGGATGCCGCGAGCCGGGCCGTCGTCGACGAGCTCGCCGCGGTCCCGACCGACGGCCGCGACAAGCCGCTCGACGACGTCGTGATCGAGTCGATCGCGGTCGAGCAAGTCTGA
- the pknB gene encoding Stk1 family PASTA domain-containing Ser/Thr kinase: MLAGRYRVGALIGRGGMSDVHEGTDERLGRRVAIKLLKPQLATDPSFRMRFRQEAQSAARMAHPTIVRVFDAGEETVVDAAGHEVQLPFIVMEFVDGRLLKDIIHEGPLDPTAAARVIDGVLTALEYSHRAGVVHRDIKPGNIMITTSGQVKVMDFGIARAVSDSATTVAQTTAILGTASYFSPEQAKGEVVDARTDLYSTGVVLFELLTGRPPFRGDTPVAVAYQHVSERPVKPSVINPKVSPALDAVVMHALTKDRTARYQTAAEFRADVEAAAAGRVPSQRKVDETALLFGTATGSLSTSELALRQLTEDDTMVRTQRRPPAVWIWSGIIAIVVIVVSVMYWAFNLQPTDTVPSNAREVPELAGEAWEDAANTLQELTLQPTKSEETSDSVPDGAVIRTVPGAGEIVDTGTPVTVYVSTGREAVAVPDVVNMQLDAAKTAITDAELVPGSETRQNSPTVGAGVVMSTDPEPRASVDAGSTVNFIYSSGNVTLPDLTGQSLQAASDYLGTDALRLQPKPVPDTSCPTAAGSPVIRQMPAPGDVPQKSEVELVYCGG, translated from the coding sequence ATGCTCGCGGGACGGTACCGCGTGGGTGCGCTCATCGGGCGCGGTGGGATGTCCGACGTGCACGAGGGCACCGATGAGCGGCTCGGCCGCCGGGTCGCGATCAAGCTGCTGAAGCCGCAACTGGCGACCGACCCGTCGTTCCGGATGCGATTCCGGCAGGAGGCGCAGTCGGCGGCGCGGATGGCGCACCCGACCATCGTCCGCGTCTTCGACGCCGGCGAGGAGACCGTCGTCGATGCCGCAGGCCACGAGGTCCAGCTGCCGTTCATCGTCATGGAGTTCGTCGACGGCCGACTCCTGAAGGACATCATCCACGAGGGCCCGCTCGACCCGACCGCTGCCGCGAGGGTGATCGACGGCGTGCTCACCGCGCTCGAGTACTCCCACCGCGCGGGCGTGGTGCATCGCGACATCAAGCCGGGCAACATCATGATCACCACCTCCGGCCAGGTGAAGGTCATGGACTTCGGCATCGCCCGCGCCGTCTCCGACTCCGCGACGACGGTCGCGCAGACGACGGCGATCCTCGGCACCGCCTCGTACTTCTCGCCCGAGCAGGCCAAGGGCGAGGTCGTCGACGCCCGGACCGACCTGTACAGCACCGGGGTGGTGCTGTTCGAACTGCTCACGGGCCGCCCGCCGTTCCGCGGCGACACCCCGGTCGCGGTCGCCTACCAGCACGTGAGCGAACGGCCGGTCAAGCCGAGTGTCATCAATCCGAAGGTCTCGCCGGCCCTCGACGCCGTGGTCATGCACGCGCTCACGAAGGATCGCACCGCGCGATACCAGACCGCGGCGGAGTTCCGAGCCGACGTCGAGGCGGCCGCGGCCGGCCGGGTCCCGTCGCAACGGAAGGTGGACGAGACCGCGCTGCTGTTCGGCACCGCGACGGGCTCGCTCTCGACCTCCGAACTCGCCCTCCGGCAGTTGACGGAGGACGACACGATGGTCCGGACCCAGCGTCGGCCTCCGGCGGTCTGGATATGGTCGGGCATCATCGCGATCGTCGTGATCGTCGTGTCCGTCATGTACTGGGCGTTCAACCTGCAGCCCACCGATACGGTGCCCTCGAACGCTCGTGAGGTGCCGGAGCTGGCAGGCGAAGCATGGGAGGACGCGGCCAACACACTCCAGGAGCTGACGCTGCAGCCGACGAAGTCGGAGGAGACGAGCGACTCGGTCCCCGACGGCGCGGTGATCCGCACCGTCCCCGGGGCCGGCGAGATCGTCGACACGGGAACACCCGTCACGGTGTACGTCTCCACCGGGCGCGAGGCGGTCGCCGTCCCGGATGTCGTCAACATGCAGCTCGACGCGGCGAAGACCGCGATCACGGATGCCGAGCTCGTCCCGGGCTCCGAGACGCGGCAGAATTCGCCCACGGTCGGTGCCGGCGTCGTCATGTCGACCGATCCGGAGCCCAGGGCCTCGGTCGACGCCGGCAGCACCGTGAACTTCATCTACTCGTCGGGAAACGTCACGCTGCCGGACCTCACGGGCCAGTCGCTGCAGGCCGCGTCGGACTACCTCGGAACCGATGCCCTGAGGCTCCAGCCGAAGCCCGTGCCCGACACGAGCTGCCCGACGGCCGCCGGTTCGCCCGTGATCCGGCAGATGCCGGCCCCCGGCGACGTGCCCCAGAAGTCCGAGGTCGAACTGGTCTACTGCGGCGGCTGA
- a CDS encoding FtsW/RodA/SpoVE family cell cycle protein, with protein MPQKLRNLELGLLIVACVINAGAIVLVQLGALGRVDTQLVLLGAGLSVLVIGLHIAMRFVARDADPFLLPIATVLNGIGIAEIYRIDIAFGDSGWESASVRQIVWSAIAIIAAIATILLLRNHRTLFRYTYLSGLVAIVLLLLPLVPGLGQTRGGARVWIGIGDIATFQPGEIAKIALAVFFAGYLVRNRDSLSMVGRKFLGMRFPRGRDLGPLLVVWALSMAVIVFQRDLGTALLYFGLFLVMLYVATSRLSWVVLGLSLFFAGAIIASQTLDYVGNRFRNWLDPFDPAVYEAQGGSFQLVQGLFGLANGGLIGTGLGQGRPDLTPVPQSDYIIASLGEELGLAGLFAIFALYVLFVARGFRIGFAGQDDFGKLLGVGLSFVLALQVFIVVGGVMRVIPLTGLTTPFLAAGGSSLVANWIIVALLLRLSDTVRNHPRLVIDG; from the coding sequence ATGCCGCAGAAGCTGCGCAACCTCGAACTCGGGCTGCTCATCGTCGCGTGCGTGATCAACGCCGGGGCGATCGTGCTCGTCCAGCTGGGCGCGCTCGGCCGCGTCGACACGCAGCTGGTCCTCCTCGGGGCCGGCCTGTCGGTGCTCGTGATCGGCCTGCACATCGCGATGCGCTTCGTCGCACGCGACGCCGACCCGTTCCTGCTGCCGATCGCCACGGTGCTCAACGGCATCGGCATCGCCGAGATCTACCGCATCGACATCGCCTTCGGCGACTCGGGATGGGAGAGCGCGTCCGTCCGGCAGATCGTCTGGAGCGCCATCGCGATCATCGCGGCGATCGCCACGATCCTGCTGCTCCGGAACCACCGCACGCTGTTCCGGTACACCTACCTGTCCGGGCTCGTCGCGATCGTGCTGCTGCTGCTGCCGCTCGTCCCGGGCCTCGGCCAGACCCGCGGGGGCGCGCGCGTCTGGATCGGGATCGGCGACATCGCCACCTTCCAGCCGGGCGAGATCGCCAAGATCGCCCTCGCCGTCTTCTTCGCGGGCTACCTCGTGCGCAACCGCGACTCGCTGTCGATGGTCGGGCGCAAGTTCCTCGGGATGCGCTTCCCGCGGGGGCGCGACCTCGGACCGCTCCTGGTCGTCTGGGCCCTGTCGATGGCGGTCATCGTCTTCCAGCGCGACCTCGGCACGGCGCTGCTGTACTTCGGGCTCTTCCTCGTGATGCTGTACGTCGCGACGAGCCGGCTCTCGTGGGTGGTGCTCGGACTGAGCCTGTTCTTCGCAGGCGCCATCATCGCGAGCCAGACCCTCGACTACGTCGGCAACCGGTTCCGCAACTGGCTCGACCCGTTCGACCCGGCGGTGTACGAGGCGCAGGGCGGGTCGTTCCAGCTCGTCCAGGGCCTGTTCGGTCTCGCGAACGGCGGGCTCATCGGCACGGGCCTCGGCCAGGGCCGCCCCGACCTTACACCCGTCCCGCAGTCCGACTACATCATCGCGAGCCTCGGCGAGGAGCTCGGCCTCGCCGGACTGTTCGCGATCTTCGCGCTCTACGTGCTCTTCGTCGCACGCGGGTTCCGCATCGGCTTCGCCGGCCAGGACGACTTCGGCAAGCTGCTCGGCGTGGGCCTGTCGTTCGTGCTGGCGCTGCAGGTCTTCATCGTGGTCGGCGGGGTCATGCGCGTGATCCCCCTGACCGGGCTCACCACGCCGTTCCTCGCGGCCGGTGGTTCGTCGCTCGTGGCGAACTGGATCATCGTGGCCCTGCTGCTCCGACTCTCCGACACGGTGCGCAACCACCCGAGGCTGGTGATCGACGGATGA
- a CDS encoding class E sortase: MPDVVVESTNAAPRRGRGRGGFSFVGVLGELLVTAGALVLLFLGWQLWWNDAISAAQQSSAASALSNRWHQAVPPSGAGDAPEPHVEPLVADGAPGYGEPFAVMYVPRFGEDSQRTIAEGTGLDVLNSVESGVGHYQGTQMPGAVGNFAIAAHRSAYGGGMHEIDQLRVGDGIHIQTRDGWYTYRFRDLEYVTPDTVEVLAPVPHRPGTAPIDRIITLTTCNPLYSTAERIIAYGVFESWRPAADGPPGEIAAAVAEWGR; the protein is encoded by the coding sequence GTGCCAGACGTCGTCGTTGAATCGACCAATGCGGCGCCCCGCAGGGGGCGTGGGCGTGGCGGGTTCTCCTTCGTCGGCGTCCTCGGTGAATTGCTCGTCACCGCAGGGGCACTCGTGCTCCTGTTCCTGGGCTGGCAGCTCTGGTGGAACGACGCGATCAGTGCCGCACAGCAGTCTTCCGCGGCATCCGCTCTCTCGAACCGGTGGCACCAGGCGGTCCCGCCCAGCGGAGCCGGCGATGCCCCGGAGCCCCACGTGGAACCCCTCGTCGCCGACGGCGCACCCGGATACGGCGAGCCGTTCGCGGTCATGTACGTGCCCCGCTTCGGGGAGGACTCCCAGCGCACGATCGCCGAGGGCACCGGGCTCGACGTGCTGAACAGCGTCGAGAGCGGCGTCGGGCACTACCAGGGCACGCAGATGCCCGGTGCGGTCGGCAACTTCGCGATCGCGGCGCACCGGAGTGCGTACGGCGGGGGGATGCACGAGATCGATCAGCTCCGGGTCGGCGACGGCATCCACATCCAGACGCGCGACGGCTGGTACACCTACCGGTTCCGCGACCTCGAGTACGTCACACCCGACACGGTCGAGGTGCTCGCTCCGGTTCCGCACCGGCCCGGAACGGCGCCGATCGATCGCATCATCACCCTGACCACGTGCAATCCCCTGTACTCCACCGCGGAGCGCATCATCGCGTACGGCGTGTTCGAGTCATGGCGGCCCGCGGCCGACGGACCGCCCGGCGAGATCGCGGCGGCAGTCGCAGAATGGGGGCGATGA
- a CDS encoding rhomboid family intramembrane serine protease encodes MVTYSIIGITLAFYLLQLIPGVGAAVTGWLYFTPLAMGVVEFEPWRMITVLLVHSTALIFHVLLNMYTLWIFGQLLENLLGRWRFLALYLISGLAGSVGVIWLAGPNTAVVGASGAIFGLMGAFLVIQRRLGGSATQLLILVGINLVIGFVPGFNISWQAHLGGLVGGALVGLIFVETRKRDQRALQNVLLGALTLVLILLSLRYFFLPLT; translated from the coding sequence GTGGTGACGTATTCCATCATCGGCATCACTCTCGCGTTCTACCTGCTTCAGCTCATTCCGGGCGTCGGCGCTGCCGTCACCGGGTGGCTCTACTTCACGCCGCTCGCGATGGGCGTGGTCGAGTTCGAGCCGTGGCGCATGATCACCGTGCTGCTGGTCCACTCGACGGCCCTGATCTTCCATGTGCTGCTGAACATGTACACGCTGTGGATCTTCGGCCAGTTGCTCGAGAACCTGCTCGGGCGGTGGCGCTTCCTCGCGCTGTATCTCATCTCCGGACTCGCCGGGTCGGTCGGCGTGATCTGGTTGGCCGGCCCGAACACCGCCGTCGTGGGCGCATCGGGCGCGATCTTCGGCCTCATGGGCGCCTTCCTCGTCATCCAGCGGCGCCTGGGCGGCAGTGCCACGCAGTTGCTCATCCTCGTGGGCATCAACCTGGTCATCGGCTTCGTGCCGGGATTCAACATCTCATGGCAGGCCCACCTCGGCGGCCTCGTCGGCGGCGCGCTCGTCGGGCTCATCTTCGTCGAGACGCGCAAGCGCGACCAGCGCGCGCTCCAGAACGTGCTCCTCGGCGCCCTCACGCTCGTGCTGATCCTGCTGAGCCTGCGGTACTTCTTCCTTCCGCTGACCTGA
- a CDS encoding cell division protein CrgA: MARTNSSKPARAEQPSGEDAPNPVWFKPVMFGFMLLGLVWIIVFYVSQGAWPVQALGSWNILVGFGIAFVGFLMTTRWR, encoded by the coding sequence ATGGCACGCACCAACTCTTCGAAGCCCGCACGCGCGGAGCAGCCGAGCGGCGAGGACGCGCCGAATCCTGTCTGGTTCAAGCCGGTCATGTTCGGCTTCATGCTGCTCGGCCTCGTCTGGATCATCGTGTTCTACGTGAGCCAGGGTGCCTGGCCGGTTCAGGCACTGGGTTCGTGGAACATCCTCGTCGGCTTCGGCATCGCCTTCGTCGGCTTCCTCATGACCACCCGCTGGCGATGA
- a CDS encoding serine/threonine-protein kinase translates to MRPSAGLTFGGRYELQSRIAIGGMGEVWQATDLVIGRQVALKILKDEYLGDPGFLERFRAEARHAALVNHEGIANVFDYGEEEGSAYLVMELVPGEALSTILEREHVLSTDKVLDIVAQTAAALQAAHAAGLVHRDIKPGNLLITPDGRVKITDFGIARIADQVPLTATGQVMGTVQYLSPEQASGHPASPTTDIYSLGIVAYECLAGRRPFTGESQVAIAMAQINETPPDLPVTVSEPVRNLVYSCIAKNPADRPQTAAHLARAATALRRGDVQAAALAVPAVLGAAAGATAATMLMPQAGATAATTVLPAGAPGPDGDEEETEEKKRSPWTWPLIVLIILLALVLIGILVAFALNSGKSPDPSTSSGPPTSTSTSAPPSTSSEPPPPTSEAPTTAQVDRDAYLGRNVDDVRNELQGLGFVVDAREGGPATTPDQANTVTDVNPSGPVAIGSTITVTYLGQPETPSAPGSAPTVNPADVAAGGIVQVSWPAASCPSGQELSGYEVAVTADATAPSPVGPGTTSVNVQAGSEAFEVTYRYFCGQLDSPFSPAAQVSIQ, encoded by the coding sequence ATGAGACCGAGTGCTGGGCTCACCTTCGGGGGACGCTACGAGCTGCAGTCCCGGATCGCGATCGGCGGCATGGGCGAGGTCTGGCAGGCCACCGACCTCGTGATCGGTCGGCAGGTCGCGCTCAAGATCCTCAAGGACGAGTACCTTGGCGACCCGGGATTCCTCGAGCGCTTCCGCGCCGAGGCGCGTCACGCCGCACTCGTGAACCACGAGGGCATCGCGAACGTCTTCGACTACGGCGAGGAGGAGGGCAGCGCCTACCTCGTCATGGAGCTCGTCCCCGGCGAGGCGCTCTCGACGATCCTCGAGCGCGAGCACGTGCTCTCGACCGACAAGGTCCTCGACATCGTCGCGCAGACCGCCGCGGCGCTCCAGGCCGCGCACGCGGCCGGCCTCGTGCACCGCGACATCAAGCCCGGCAACCTGCTCATCACGCCCGACGGGCGCGTCAAGATCACCGACTTCGGCATCGCGCGCATCGCCGACCAGGTGCCCCTGACCGCCACCGGGCAGGTCATGGGCACGGTGCAGTACCTCTCGCCCGAGCAGGCGTCCGGTCACCCCGCATCGCCCACGACCGACATCTACTCGCTCGGCATCGTCGCGTACGAGTGCCTCGCCGGCCGCCGGCCCTTCACGGGCGAGTCGCAGGTCGCGATCGCGATGGCGCAGATCAACGAGACCCCGCCCGACCTCCCGGTCACCGTCTCCGAGCCGGTGCGCAACCTCGTCTACTCGTGCATCGCGAAGAACCCGGCCGACCGGCCGCAGACCGCTGCCCACCTCGCCCGCGCCGCGACGGCGCTCCGGCGCGGCGACGTGCAGGCAGCCGCGCTCGCGGTCCCCGCCGTTCTCGGTGCGGCGGCGGGCGCGACCGCGGCGACGATGCTCATGCCGCAGGCAGGCGCGACCGCGGCGACCACCGTGCTCCCTGCGGGTGCTCCGGGCCCCGATGGCGACGAGGAGGAGACCGAGGAGAAGAAGCGCAGCCCGTGGACGTGGCCGCTCATCGTGCTCATCATCCTGCTCGCGCTCGTGCTCATCGGCATCCTCGTCGCGTTCGCCCTCAACAGCGGCAAGTCCCCTGACCCGAGCACGTCCAGCGGACCGCCGACCTCGACGTCGACATCCGCTCCGCCGTCGACCAGCAGCGAGCCCCCGCCCCCGACCAGCGAAGCACCCACGACCGCACAGGTCGACCGCGATGCGTACCTCGGCCGCAACGTCGACGACGTGCGCAACGAGCTCCAGGGCCTGGGCTTCGTCGTCGACGCCAGGGAGGGTGGGCCCGCGACGACCCCCGACCAGGCGAACACCGTCACCGACGTGAACCCGAGCGGCCCGGTGGCGATCGGTTCGACGATCACGGTCACCTACCTCGGCCAGCCCGAGACGCCGAGCGCTCCGGGTTCCGCCCCGACCGTGAATCCGGCCGACGTCGCAGCCGGCGGGATCGTGCAGGTCAGTTGGCCGGCCGCGTCCTGCCCGTCGGGCCAGGAGCTCAGCGGCTACGAGGTCGCCGTCACGGCGGATGCCACGGCTCCCAGTCCGGTCGGCCCCGGCACCACGAGCGTGAACGTCCAGGCCGGCTCCGAGGCGTTCGAGGTCACGTATCGCTACTTCTGCGGTCAGCTCGACTCGCCGTTCTCGCCCGCCGCGCAGGTGAGCATCCAGTAG
- a CDS encoding NUDIX hydrolase, translating to MDIRIAAYGVIIRDGEILLSHWNEHGRSAWTLPGGGIEGTEHPVEAARREIHEETGYDAEIERLLGIDTMVVPAAKRHHGSAPLYALRVVYRARVLGGRLRNEVGGSSDEARWFPLEALSELTRVSLVDIALRLDADEPGDGAPRRP from the coding sequence ATGGACATCCGCATCGCCGCATACGGGGTGATCATCCGAGACGGCGAGATCCTGCTGTCTCACTGGAACGAGCACGGCCGATCGGCGTGGACGCTGCCCGGCGGTGGGATCGAGGGAACCGAGCATCCGGTCGAGGCCGCGCGCCGAGAGATCCACGAGGAGACCGGGTACGACGCCGAGATCGAACGGCTGCTCGGTATCGACACCATGGTCGTTCCCGCTGCCAAACGCCACCACGGATCGGCGCCGCTGTACGCGCTGCGCGTCGTGTACCGTGCACGCGTCCTCGGCGGCCGGCTCCGCAACGAGGTCGGCGGCAGCAGCGACGAGGCACGATGGTTCCCCCTCGAGGCGCTCTCGGAGCTCACGCGGGTGAGCCTCGTGGACATCGCCCTGCGGCTCGACGCCGACGAACCGGGGGATGGGGCGCCCCGCCGTCCCTGA
- a CDS encoding peptidoglycan D,D-transpeptidase FtsI family protein has protein sequence MNRELKRVTIVALLMFLALFGASSVIQYVQADELAADPRNARTLYQSYSVERGPILVDGNPIAFSEPSDDDYKFQRIYSNGPMYAPVTGFIPVNGEPTGLEAALNAELSGRSESQFFDSLNRLISGQDPMGASVEVTIDPVAQQAAWDALGDYTGAIIVTEPKTGRIIAMVTKPTYDPNALAVHDGDEVEQTYQSLVENPSDPLFNRATGGDMNPPGSVFKLVVTAAALESGQYTPDSTFPNPGELTLPGTSSVVRNSGGGTCGGGSEVTLATALRLSCNIPFVELALELGDDAIRTQAEKFGFDSSFEIPMPTAASTYPPNPDEPQTGLSGIGQGDVRATPLQMAMVSAAIANGGVVMNPDVVDSITAPDFRPIEEFDATQFGRAISESTARTMTGMMVDGVENGAASNARIDGVSVAGKTGTAENGEDDPYTLWFTGFAPADDPRYAITVLVEDGGGLGQEGFGNLIAAPLAQQVLEAVLNT, from the coding sequence ATGAACCGCGAACTCAAGCGCGTGACCATCGTCGCGCTCCTCATGTTCCTCGCACTCTTCGGCGCCTCGAGCGTGATCCAGTACGTCCAGGCCGACGAGCTCGCAGCCGACCCGCGCAACGCCCGCACCCTGTACCAGAGCTACTCGGTCGAGCGCGGCCCGATCCTCGTCGACGGGAACCCCATCGCGTTCTCCGAGCCCTCCGACGACGACTACAAGTTCCAGCGCATCTACTCGAACGGGCCGATGTACGCCCCGGTGACGGGGTTCATCCCGGTCAACGGCGAGCCGACCGGACTCGAGGCCGCGCTCAACGCGGAGCTGAGCGGGCGCAGCGAATCCCAGTTCTTCGACTCCCTCAACCGGCTCATCTCCGGTCAGGACCCGATGGGCGCCTCCGTGGAGGTCACGATCGATCCCGTCGCACAGCAGGCCGCGTGGGACGCGCTCGGCGACTACACGGGCGCGATCATCGTGACCGAACCGAAGACCGGCCGGATCATCGCGATGGTCACCAAGCCCACCTACGACCCGAACGCGCTCGCGGTGCACGACGGCGACGAGGTCGAGCAGACCTACCAGTCGCTCGTCGAGAACCCCTCGGATCCGCTGTTCAACCGCGCGACCGGCGGCGACATGAACCCGCCGGGCTCGGTGTTCAAGCTCGTCGTGACCGCCGCCGCCCTCGAATCCGGCCAGTACACGCCGGATTCCACGTTCCCGAACCCGGGCGAGCTCACCCTCCCCGGCACGAGCTCGGTCGTGCGCAACTCCGGCGGCGGCACGTGCGGAGGCGGCTCCGAGGTGACCCTCGCGACCGCGCTGCGGCTCTCGTGCAACATCCCCTTCGTCGAGCTCGCGCTCGAACTCGGCGACGACGCCATCCGCACGCAGGCCGAGAAGTTCGGGTTCGACTCGTCGTTCGAGATCCCGATGCCGACGGCTGCGAGCACGTACCCGCCGAACCCGGACGAACCGCAGACCGGGCTCAGCGGGATCGGCCAGGGCGACGTCCGCGCGACGCCGCTGCAGATGGCCATGGTCTCGGCGGCGATCGCGAACGGCGGCGTCGTCATGAACCCCGACGTGGTGGATTCGATCACCGCGCCGGACTTCCGGCCGATCGAGGAGTTCGATGCGACGCAGTTCGGCCGGGCGATCAGCGAATCGACGGCCAGGACGATGACCGGGATGATGGTCGACGGCGTCGAGAACGGTGCCGCGAGTAATGCAAGAATAGACGGCGTCAGCGTGGCCGGTAAGACGGGTACAGCAGAGAACGGCGAGGACGATCCCTACACCTTGTGGTTCACGGGTTTTGCCCCCGCCGACGACCCTCGGTACGCGATCACGGTGCTCGTGGAAGACGGCGGAGGGCTTGGTCAGGAGGGGTTCGGCAACCTGATTGCCGCGCCCTTGGCGCAACAGGTACTAGAGGCGGTGCTGAACACATGA